A section of the Cytophagia bacterium CHB2 genome encodes:
- a CDS encoding redoxin domain-containing protein → MTPIRTEADRLSLHTQIREKIREVRTKVKIKGPDFPPELEWLNTGRPLSLKELRGKIVLLDFWTYCCINCMHVLPDLKYLEEKYAGRPFVVIGVHSAKFTNEKEAAHVRQAVLRYEVEHPVVVDQDYQVWQAYTVRAWPTLVMIDPEGYLLGVFSGEGNRDILENYLEVALAIFEEEGKLDNSPVALQPERLDLPDSLLSYPGKIAADAKTHRLIIADSGHNRLIVCTPDGVIRDIIGSGLPGNADGDFETAHFYHPQGLAFHGEDLIVCDTDNHLLRRVDFGARSVTTIAGTGEQGGYGQRGGAALKVALNSPWDIFIHANMGYIAMAGPHQIWSIDLKTHRLEPFAGSGHEARRDGERLGAAFAQPSGITGEVIGNQLLRLFIADSEISCVRQIDLRSEKVGTLVGGDLFQFGDHDGAEDSVRLQHPLGVHFHDGKVFLADTYNHKIKVLDPNLRLCKTLFGDGTPGFENGRAPRFFEPSGLAVLHGKLYVADTNNHAIRALDLHTKQAATLNLKPQGLPLADHLVAMGTPAQRLAQQVLRPGTAHVYVKIALPETMVFNEGSPLQILARSRNDSLRLPETMMTVPSPSHEVVLPVLVSAVEEESALRLEMIYYYCDKSNNLCLVRQAVYELPIRITNSGADRIEIVDAPA, encoded by the coding sequence ATGACGCCGATTCGTACCGAAGCTGACCGCCTGTCGCTGCACACGCAGATTCGCGAGAAAATCCGCGAAGTTCGCACGAAAGTAAAAATCAAAGGGCCGGATTTCCCGCCGGAGCTGGAATGGCTGAACACCGGCCGTCCGCTCTCGCTCAAAGAACTGCGCGGCAAAATCGTGCTGCTTGATTTCTGGACGTATTGTTGCATCAATTGCATGCACGTGTTGCCGGATTTGAAATATCTTGAAGAAAAGTATGCCGGCCGGCCGTTCGTCGTGATTGGCGTACACTCCGCCAAATTCACCAACGAAAAAGAAGCCGCACACGTGCGCCAGGCTGTGTTGCGTTATGAAGTCGAACACCCGGTGGTGGTTGATCAGGATTATCAGGTTTGGCAGGCGTACACGGTGCGCGCCTGGCCTACGCTGGTTATGATCGATCCGGAAGGCTATTTGCTCGGCGTGTTCTCCGGTGAAGGCAATCGTGACATCTTGGAAAACTATCTTGAAGTGGCGCTCGCCATTTTCGAAGAAGAGGGCAAACTCGACAATTCGCCGGTGGCATTGCAACCCGAGCGGCTGGATCTGCCGGACTCGCTTTTGAGTTATCCCGGAAAGATTGCAGCGGACGCCAAAACGCATCGTTTGATTATTGCAGATTCCGGACACAATCGCCTGATCGTCTGCACGCCGGACGGCGTGATTCGCGACATTATTGGCAGCGGCCTGCCGGGCAATGCCGACGGCGATTTCGAAACCGCGCATTTTTATCATCCGCAAGGCCTGGCGTTTCATGGCGAAGATTTGATCGTGTGCGACACCGACAATCATCTCCTGCGCCGCGTTGATTTTGGCGCGCGCAGCGTGACCACGATTGCCGGCACGGGCGAACAAGGCGGCTACGGCCAACGCGGCGGCGCCGCGTTGAAAGTCGCGCTCAACTCGCCGTGGGATATTTTTATTCATGCGAACATGGGTTATATCGCGATGGCCGGGCCGCATCAGATTTGGTCGATCGATTTGAAAACGCATCGTCTTGAACCCTTTGCCGGGAGCGGCCACGAAGCGCGGCGTGACGGCGAGCGCTTGGGGGCGGCATTTGCGCAGCCGAGCGGCATTACCGGCGAAGTGATCGGCAATCAATTGCTGCGTTTATTTATTGCGGACAGCGAAATTTCATGTGTGCGGCAAATCGATCTGCGCAGCGAGAAAGTCGGCACGCTGGTGGGCGGTGATCTCTTTCAATTCGGCGATCACGACGGCGCGGAAGACAGTGTGCGGCTGCAGCATCCGCTGGGCGTTCATTTTCATGACGGCAAAGTCTTTCTGGCCGACACCTACAATCACAAAATCAAGGTTCTCGATCCCAACCTGCGCCTGTGCAAGACGCTGTTCGGGGACGGCACGCCCGGCTTTGAAAACGGCCGTGCGCCGCGTTTCTTTGAGCCTTCCGGTTTGGCGGTGTTGCATGGCAAGCTTTACGTTGCGGATACCAACAACCATGCGATTCGCGCGCTCGATCTGCACACCAAGCAGGCCGCAACTTTGAATCTCAAGCCGCAAGGGCTGCCATTGGCCGATCATCTGGTTGCGATGGGCACGCCCGCACAGCGCTTGGCGCAACAGGTTTTGCGGCCGGGCACAGCCCATGTATATGTCAAAATCGCGCTGCCGGAAACGATGGTCTTCAATGAAGGCTCGCCGTTGCAAATTCTGGCGCGTAGCCGCAATGACTCCTTGCGCCTGCCGGAAACAATGATGACGGTGCCCAGCCCCTCGCATGAAGTTGTCTTGCCGGTGCTCGTGTCCGCTGTCGAGGAAGAATCCGCCCTGCGCTTGGAAATGATTTACTACTACTGCGACAAATCGAACAATCTGTGCCTGGTGCGGCAGGCGGTTTATGAGCTTCCCATCAGAATCACAAATTCCGGTGCAGATCGAATCGAGATTGTAGACGCGCCGGCGTGA